Proteins encoded within one genomic window of Flavobacterium gilvum:
- a CDS encoding T9SS type B sorting domain-containing protein — MNSKTTSFFRFGTFMFFWMLLVSPITSSLFAQSTIFPQRLGYPRICANIPSVDYPNGYNRYEVPFKISGFAATETFIVLLSSDNFSTIIKPKIIPNGPNTPADTPTDKTLTFEVPFDLVGSDVYQLKVESASGIRSNAFNSSDSKPSFPIHFLSFSGPFYINNKSNSLSFCVGGSVTLAIDNAAPSPLQYPQLKYKWYKDGNVVANQTKSTLLVNAPGDYYVEIDYGPCSDLNTHSQIVKVTGASGSGAVITSSGGNPFCSSLGNTTLTVTGGNSYVWRKDNVLINGANSQTYQTSVAGIYTCDVDFGGCKSTGTIDLKVLTTNSSISGADLDKVNYIIEGETLSVSITTTASSPSYQWYLNGGALQGEDKSSLNITEQGNYKGTVSQTSGCAITDEFSFQVAYKVNLNVPKISNIVSPNGDGINDTWIIPDKYLAGTKTHIMILNSLGKIVYQTDNYDNYNGWPQTDIEFNFNPVFYYIITPPGESVQKGSITLLK; from the coding sequence ATGAATAGCAAAACTACTTCCTTTTTTCGTTTTGGTACATTTATGTTTTTTTGGATGTTGTTGGTGTCCCCTATAACAAGTTCTCTGTTTGCTCAAAGTACAATTTTTCCTCAAAGATTGGGATATCCTAGAATCTGTGCCAACATACCAAGTGTTGACTACCCAAATGGGTACAATAGATACGAAGTGCCTTTTAAAATTAGTGGTTTTGCGGCTACCGAAACATTTATAGTTTTGCTTTCAAGTGACAACTTTTCTACAATCATTAAACCAAAAATTATTCCCAACGGGCCAAATACGCCGGCTGATACCCCAACGGATAAAACACTTACTTTTGAAGTGCCTTTCGATTTAGTTGGGTCGGATGTTTATCAATTAAAAGTCGAAAGTGCAAGTGGAATCAGAAGTAATGCTTTTAATTCAAGCGATTCAAAACCTTCTTTCCCGATTCATTTTTTATCTTTTTCCGGACCATTTTATATAAACAATAAGAGTAATTCTCTAAGTTTTTGTGTTGGCGGAAGTGTAACGCTTGCTATAGATAATGCCGCGCCTTCGCCTTTACAATACCCCCAATTAAAATACAAATGGTATAAAGATGGTAATGTTGTGGCAAATCAAACCAAAAGCACTTTGTTGGTTAATGCTCCGGGAGATTATTATGTCGAAATTGATTATGGTCCATGTAGTGATCTCAATACTCACTCTCAGATCGTAAAAGTTACAGGAGCATCTGGTTCGGGTGCTGTTATTACTTCGAGTGGGGGAAATCCTTTCTGCTCTTCTTTGGGAAATACCACATTGACCGTTACTGGCGGTAATTCTTATGTATGGAGAAAAGATAATGTTCTTATTAATGGTGCTAATTCCCAAACCTATCAAACGAGTGTAGCTGGGATTTATACTTGCGATGTGGATTTTGGCGGATGTAAATCTACCGGTACAATAGATTTAAAGGTACTTACAACCAATAGTAGTATTTCTGGAGCAGATTTAGACAAAGTTAATTACATTATAGAAGGAGAAACACTTTCTGTTTCTATAACCACAACCGCTTCATCACCTAGTTATCAATGGTATTTAAATGGTGGCGCTTTGCAGGGAGAAGATAAAAGCTCTTTGAATATTACCGAACAAGGAAATTATAAAGGAACTGTTTCTCAAACATCAGGATGTGCAATTACAGATGAATTCTCTTTTCAAGTGGCATATAAAGTGAATTTGAATGTTCCAAAAATTTCAAATATTGTATCGCCAAATGGGGATGGTATCAATGATACTTGGATTATTCCTGATAAGTATTTGGCAGGAACGAAAACTCATATTATGATTTTAAATTCTTTGGGTAAAATTGTTTATCAAACAGATAACTATGATAATTATAATGGATGGCCACAAACTGACATCGAATTTAATTTCAATCCTGTTTTTTATTATATAATTACACCACCGGGAGAATCTGTACAAAAGGGGTCGATAACTCTTTTGAAATAA